Proteins from a genomic interval of Prochlorothrix hollandica PCC 9006 = CALU 1027:
- a CDS encoding DUF29 domain-containing protein, whose translation MKVDRDLYQRDIYCWAEQTVSVLRQKSWDNLDLNHLIEEIEDLSKRERDRLLSSIEILLLHLLKWKYQRQKRSRSWKVSIDRERINCQSYLEDTPSLKQFLTEQWISKCYQRARKKAASETNLDLSCFPSDLPFRIDEILRSEFFPCSTGE comes from the coding sequence ATGAAAGTCGATCGTGATTTGTACCAGAGAGATATTTACTGTTGGGCAGAACAAACTGTCTCCGTCTTACGGCAGAAATCTTGGGACAATTTAGATCTCAATCATCTTATTGAGGAGATTGAAGATTTGTCAAAACGAGAGCGAGATCGGCTGTTGAGTTCGATCGAAATTCTTTTGCTTCATTTACTAAAGTGGAAATATCAAAGGCAAAAACGAAGCAGAAGTTGGAAGGTTTCTATCGATCGAGAACGCATTAATTGTCAGAGTTACTTGGAAGACACCCCCAGTCTTAAGCAATTTTTAACTGAACAGTGGATTAGTAAGTGTTATCAAAGGGCACGGAAAAAAGCAGCGAGTGAAACAAACCTAGATTTAAGTTGCTTTCCCAGTGATTTACCATTTAGAATTGATGAAATCCTTCGCTCAGAATTTTTTCCCTGCTCTACTGGTGAGTAA
- a CDS encoding glycosyltransferase family 4 protein gives MIRILSVKSGLSHSPQGCINQVYKSLDTQVARQHLNNIDAIYAYEDGAATTFHAAKAKGILCLYDLPIPYYKTSRHIQQEEAQNFPELASSLQAIDEPQWKLDRKEQEIALADHIFVASSMTYNSLIDAGVPGDRISVIPYGAPIDYFKPQPKPDSTFRALFVGRVGPRKGVHYLLRAWQSLQLPEAELQLIGINEFPAHWLENYQDHIVYTPSVPHHTLQQHYTRASVFVFPSLLEGFGLVLLEAMACGIPVITTPNTAGPDIIQDGVEGFIIPIRDVEALKEKIEWCYHNPEELTEMGHAARRKAEDLTWAQYRFQLGNQIKKLKSLKTK, from the coding sequence TTGATCCGTATTTTGAGCGTTAAATCTGGCCTTAGCCACTCTCCCCAAGGCTGTATTAACCAAGTTTATAAATCTTTAGATACTCAAGTTGCTCGACAGCATCTCAATAACATTGATGCAATCTATGCCTACGAAGATGGAGCAGCCACAACCTTCCATGCTGCAAAAGCTAAAGGTATTCTTTGCCTTTACGACTTACCGATTCCATACTATAAAACCAGTCGTCATATTCAACAAGAAGAAGCCCAGAACTTTCCTGAGCTAGCCAGTAGCTTACAAGCCATTGATGAACCTCAATGGAAGCTCGATCGCAAAGAGCAAGAAATTGCCTTGGCTGATCATATTTTTGTTGCTTCCTCCATGACCTATAACTCCTTAATTGACGCTGGAGTACCCGGTGATCGCATTTCAGTTATTCCCTATGGTGCCCCGATCGACTACTTCAAACCTCAGCCCAAACCGGATTCAACCTTTAGGGCACTCTTTGTCGGTCGCGTTGGCCCTCGCAAAGGCGTTCACTATCTTCTCCGAGCTTGGCAGTCCCTCCAGTTACCAGAAGCTGAACTCCAACTCATAGGAATCAATGAGTTTCCTGCACATTGGTTAGAAAATTACCAAGATCACATTGTTTATACACCTAGCGTCCCCCATCATACTCTCCAGCAGCATTATACCCGTGCTTCCGTTTTTGTGTTCCCCTCTTTGTTAGAAGGCTTCGGCTTAGTTTTACTAGAAGCCATGGCCTGCGGTATCCCGGTGATCACAACACCTAACACAGCCGGTCCTGATATCATTCAAGACGGAGTTGAGGGGTTTATTATTCCCATTCGTGATGTGGAAGCTCTAAAGGAGAAAATTGAGTGGTGTTATCATAACCCTGAAGAACTAACAGAAATGGGGCACGCCGCACGTCGAAAAGCTGAGGATCTTACATGGGCGCAATATCGTTTCCAGCTAGGAAACCAAATCAAGAAATTAAAATCACTAAAAACCAAGTAA
- a CDS encoding ISL3 family transposase, producing the protein MFLSLNQIIKIPGWEVWNTNIESDRITFLLRYLNEIEVCHFCGSKQISVHKIRKVSVRDLEFLDKKTFLELERHQYYCNECRKYFTESSSDIDFQRGMTERYKNRIFEKIKNSTITHVAQEEGLTYDQVKGILESKFNGSNNLNCNINKISIDEFSHRKGQGNFATVICDLETANLIEVIDSHQQDKIIEILMEWPLEVREAITEVSVDMWGGFTKVIQTVFPNARIVYDRFHVMKILNEELNKIRKQCNSVLKDLKIKHIRSLILKNGTDLNDEEKKLLEIILKSSERLSNAYQLKEDFRQIYETDQEPEVAKVKLEEWLAKASKFYSQVITTIKNHFDGICNYFYNRTTSGKMEGINNKIKVIKRQAYGFTNFDHLRMRLLIACSH; encoded by the coding sequence ATGTTCCTTTCTTTAAATCAAATCATTAAGATTCCTGGCTGGGAAGTATGGAATACCAACATAGAGAGTGACCGTATTACCTTTTTGCTAAGGTATTTGAACGAGATAGAGGTTTGTCATTTTTGTGGCTCGAAACAGATTTCCGTCCATAAAATCCGCAAAGTATCAGTAAGAGACTTAGAGTTTTTAGACAAGAAAACCTTTTTAGAATTAGAGAGACACCAATACTACTGCAATGAGTGTCGTAAATATTTTACTGAATCGTCCAGCGACATCGACTTTCAACGCGGAATGACAGAAAGATACAAAAATAGAATCTTTGAGAAAATTAAAAATTCAACGATTACCCATGTTGCTCAAGAAGAAGGTTTAACTTACGATCAAGTAAAAGGTATTTTAGAATCAAAATTTAATGGAAGCAACAATCTGAATTGCAATATCAATAAAATAAGTATAGATGAGTTCAGTCACCGTAAAGGTCAGGGAAACTTTGCGACAGTGATTTGTGATTTAGAAACAGCAAATCTCATCGAAGTGATTGACTCTCACCAACAGGATAAAATCATCGAAATCCTTATGGAGTGGCCGTTAGAGGTAAGAGAGGCTATTACAGAGGTTAGTGTAGATATGTGGGGCGGATTTACAAAAGTCATCCAAACTGTGTTCCCAAATGCACGTATTGTATATGATCGTTTTCATGTCATGAAAATCTTGAATGAAGAACTTAATAAAATACGAAAACAGTGTAATTCGGTGCTTAAAGATCTCAAAATAAAGCATATCCGTAGCCTTATTCTAAAAAACGGAACAGATCTTAATGACGAAGAAAAAAAGCTCCTAGAAATCATCCTGAAATCCTCTGAAAGGCTAAGCAATGCCTATCAGCTAAAGGAAGATTTTCGTCAAATCTATGAAACAGATCAAGAACCTGAAGTGGCTAAAGTTAAATTAGAAGAATGGTTAGCCAAAGCATCCAAATTTTATAGTCAAGTAATCACGACAATCAAAAATCATTTTGATGGAATCTGTAATTACTTTTATAACCGTACAACTAGCGGTAAAATGGAGGGAATTAATAACAAAATAAAGGTTATCAAGCGTCAAGCTTATGGATTCACAAACTTTGATCATCTGAGAATGAGACTCCTCATAGCCTGTTCTCATTAG
- a CDS encoding glycosyltransferase family 4 protein has product MKLAVITSHPIQYYAPWFRYLNDHTEQLGLKIKIFYLWDFGVTEKLDVGFKKSIQWDIPLLEGYEYEFVTNLSKDPGTHHFWGLQNPNLFKQVYDYQPNAVLLMTYNYASLYQFIWSWKKTNIPLVFRGDSHRLFANQRSLKFKLKHNIIKFIYKNFSAFLYVGKANYDYFRIHGVPIEKLFFAPHSVNNDYFFEQAEQARIKTKIWKQELQIAEDNLVILFAGKLEEKKRPLDLLTAFTQANLSNTTLLFVGDGELDNKLKNQAKSFPNVKFAPFQNQSLMPRTYAIADLFVLPSYSETWGLAVNEAMCLSRPIIVSDHVGCASDLVIPDQNGLIFPAGNINELAQVIKKACANKERLKNWGKRSREIINDYSYERLTNGLLQSLKYLSIIN; this is encoded by the coding sequence ATGAAATTAGCGGTTATTACCTCTCATCCCATTCAATATTATGCACCTTGGTTTCGTTATCTTAATGATCATACGGAACAGTTGGGTTTGAAAATAAAAATTTTTTATCTATGGGATTTTGGAGTCACTGAAAAACTAGATGTGGGCTTTAAGAAATCTATTCAATGGGATATTCCGCTTCTAGAAGGTTATGAATACGAATTTGTAACCAATCTCAGTAAAGATCCTGGTACTCATCATTTTTGGGGATTGCAAAATCCTAACCTATTTAAGCAAGTTTATGATTACCAACCCAATGCTGTTTTATTAATGACCTACAATTACGCCAGTTTATATCAATTTATTTGGTCTTGGAAAAAAACAAATATCCCTTTAGTATTTCGTGGTGATTCGCATAGATTATTCGCAAATCAAAGAAGTTTAAAATTTAAATTAAAGCACAATATTATTAAATTTATCTATAAAAACTTTTCAGCTTTTTTGTATGTGGGCAAGGCTAACTACGACTATTTCCGTATTCACGGAGTTCCTATAGAAAAGCTTTTTTTTGCACCCCATTCTGTAAATAACGATTACTTTTTTGAACAAGCTGAACAGGCTAGAATAAAGACAAAAATATGGAAGCAAGAATTGCAGATTGCAGAAGATAATCTGGTTATTTTATTTGCAGGTAAATTAGAAGAAAAAAAACGACCATTGGACTTATTAACAGCATTTACTCAAGCAAATCTATCTAATACCACTTTACTTTTTGTAGGTGACGGAGAATTAGACAACAAATTAAAAAATCAGGCTAAATCCTTTCCTAATGTAAAGTTTGCTCCGTTTCAGAATCAAAGTTTAATGCCTCGTACTTATGCGATCGCCGATTTGTTTGTATTACCAAGTTATAGCGAAACTTGGGGGTTAGCGGTAAATGAAGCTATGTGCTTATCCCGCCCTATTATTGTCAGCGATCATGTCGGTTGTGCTTCGGATTTAGTAATTCCTGATCAAAATGGATTAATTTTTCCTGCGGGTAATATTAATGAGTTAGCACAAGTCATTAAAAAGGCTTGTGCTAATAAAGAAAGATTAAAAAATTGGGGTAAACGTAGTCGAGAGATAATTAATGATTATAGCTATGAGCGTTTAACAAATGGACTTTTGCAATCTTTAAAATACTTATCAATTATCAATTAA
- a CDS encoding glycosyltransferase family 4 protein produces the protein MINKSNQKKFHLWIPSLFSMKGGIETYSMFVWEAIKQNIYDGSYNSYNIFIKNDTAIPTDFVSPSTEYTFAGKIPSPLRTIIFSIQLIVGAIWKKPNLIITTHLNFIPVAHFLKTLLGIPYYTVAHGIEAWNIENHRLITALKDADKILAVSNYTRDKLIKEQNLNPDNILVLTNTFDHQKFKISAKTDYLLHRHHLKRDTKIILTIARLSASEQYKGFDQIIRSLPQIIIETPNIHYVLVGKGDDRARIENLVKGLQLENYVTLAGFIPDEELCDYYNLCDVFAMPSKGEGFGIVYLEAMACGKPCLGGNQDGALDALDQGEIGVLVNPDDIDEIAEALIQILQKKYPNPLLYQPEQLRQAVIDRFGFEIFQQRLHEYLDDFMTCL, from the coding sequence ATGATCAATAAATCTAATCAAAAAAAGTTTCATTTATGGATTCCCAGTCTTTTTTCGATGAAAGGCGGAATTGAAACCTATTCAATGTTTGTCTGGGAAGCAATAAAGCAAAATATATATGACGGTTCTTATAACTCCTATAACATATTTATCAAAAATGATACGGCAATACCAACTGATTTTGTTTCTCCATCAACAGAATATACTTTCGCAGGAAAAATACCTTCGCCTTTAAGAACTATAATTTTTTCGATTCAGCTAATTGTAGGAGCAATTTGGAAAAAACCTAATCTAATTATCACAACTCATCTTAACTTTATTCCTGTTGCTCATTTTCTTAAAACATTACTTGGTATTCCCTATTATACTGTTGCCCATGGTATTGAAGCTTGGAATATTGAAAATCATAGGCTAATTACAGCATTAAAGGATGCCGACAAAATTTTAGCAGTCAGTAACTATACAAGAGACAAATTAATTAAAGAGCAAAATCTTAATCCCGATAATATTCTTGTTTTAACCAATACTTTCGATCACCAAAAATTCAAAATATCAGCAAAGACAGATTATTTATTACACAGACATCACTTAAAAAGAGATACAAAAATTATTTTGACGATAGCGAGACTCTCTGCTAGTGAGCAATATAAAGGCTTTGATCAAATTATTCGGTCTTTGCCTCAAATCATTATCGAAACTCCCAATATTCACTATGTTCTTGTCGGCAAAGGCGATGATCGAGCTAGAATAGAAAACTTAGTTAAGGGTTTACAACTAGAAAATTACGTCACTTTAGCAGGATTTATTCCTGATGAAGAATTATGCGACTATTATAATTTATGTGATGTTTTTGCCATGCCTAGTAAAGGAGAAGGGTTCGGAATTGTTTATCTAGAAGCAATGGCTTGTGGAAAACCCTGCTTAGGGGGCAATCAAGATGGAGCATTAGATGCCTTAGATCAGGGAGAAATAGGCGTTCTAGTGAATCCAGATGATATTGATGAAATTGCAGAAGCTTTAATTCAGATTCTTCAAAAGAAATATCCAAATCCTCTCCTCTATCAGCCCGAACAATTGCGTCAAGCTGTAATCGATCGCTTTGGTTTTGAAATCTTTCAGCAACGCCTTCATGAATACTTGGATGATTTTATGACTTGTTTGTAA